A stretch of the Rosa rugosa chromosome 5, drRosRugo1.1, whole genome shotgun sequence genome encodes the following:
- the LOC133708200 gene encoding proline--tRNA ligase, cytoplasmic-like isoform X2, which yields MADTGDKKPNANAKVKVKHGGGGGGKKKEVKKETGLGLTKKKDENFGEWYSEVVVFGEMIEYYDISGCYILRPWTMAIWETMQAFFDAEIKKMKIKNCYFPLFVSPAVLEKEKDHVEGFAPEVAWVTKSGKSELEVPIAIRPTSETVMYPYYSKWIRGHRDLPLKLNQWCNVVRWEFSNPTPFIRSREFLWQEGHTAFATKEEADKEVLDILELYRRIYEEYLAIPVVKGKKSENEKFAGGLYTTSVEAFVPNTGRGVQGATSHCLGQNFAKMFDITFENEKGEKAMIWQNSWAYSTRTIGVMVMVHGDDKGLVLPPKVASIQAIVIPVPFKDADTQAIFDACLKTVEELSEAGFRVEADLRDNYSPGWKYSHWELKGVPLRIEIGPKDMEKKQVRCVRRDNSAKVDIPVVDLVKEVKDMFDKIQQNLFDVAKQKRDASIQVAKTWDEFTVALSEKKLILAPWCDEQAVEEDVKARTKGEIGAAKSLCSPFDQPELPEGTLCFASGKPAKKWTYWGRSY from the exons ATGGCTGACACCGGTGACAAGAAGCCTAATGCCAATGCCAAGGTGAAAGTCaagcatggaggtggaggtg gtgggaagaagaaggaggtgaAGAAAGAAACCGGCCTCGGTTTGACCAAGAAGAAGGATGAGAATTTCGGGGAGTGGTATTCGGAG GTTGTTGTTTTCGGTGAGATGATTGAATACTATGACATATCTGGTTGTTATATTTTGAGGCCATGGACAATGGCAATATGGGAGACCATGCAA GCATTCTTCGATgcagaaataaagaaaatgaagattaaaaaTTGCTACTTTCCTCTGTTCGTCTCCCCTGCTGTTCTGGAAAAAGAGAAGGATCATGTAGAGGGTTTTGCTCCAGAG GTTGCTTGGGTCACAAAGTCTGGAAAATCTGAATTGGAAGTGCCTATTGCTATCCGTCCAACGAGTGAGACTGTTATGTATCCTTATTACTCGAAGTGGATTAGGGGACACCGTGACTTACCATTGAAGTTAAATCAGTGGTGCAATGTAGTTCGATGGGAGTTTAGCAATCCCACTCCATTTATCAG GAGTCGGGAGTTTCTTTGGCAAGAAGGCCATACAGCTTTTGCAACAAAGGAAGAGGCAGATAAAGAG GTCCTTGACATATTGGAACTGTACAGAAGGATATATGAGGAATACTTGGCAATTCCAGTTGTGAAGGGAAAGAAGAGTGAGAATGAGAAATTTGCTGGTGGTCTTTACACCACAAGTGTGGAG GCTTTTGTTCCAAATACTGGCCGCGGTGTACAAGGCGCCACTTCACATTGTCTGGGTCAAAATTTTGCTAAAATGTTCGACATCacttttgaaaatgaaaagggAGAAAAAGCAATGATTTGGCAAAACTCTTGGGCTTATAGTACTCGAACG ATTGGAGTGATGGTAATGGTGCACGGAGATGACAAAGGCTTGGTATTGCCACCAAAGGTAGCATCTATCCAGGCCATTGTGATTCCAGTGCCTTTCAAGGACGCTGATACACAAGCCATATTTGATGCCTGCTTGAAAACTGTGGAGGAGTTGAGTGAAGCTGGATTTCGTGTTGAGGCTGATTTGAGGGACAACTACTCGCCTGGGTGGAAGTATTCACACTGGGAATTAAAGGGTGTTCCCCTAAGAATTGAAATTGGACCAAAGGATATGGAAAAGAAACAA GTACGCTGTGTTCGGCGTGACAATTCTGCGAAAGTGGACATTCCTGTGGTTGACTTGGTCAAGGAAGTGAAAGACATGTTTGATAAAATTCAACAAAATCTCTTTGATGTTGCAAAACAAAAGCGAGATGCTTCTATCCAGGTTGCCAAAACATGGGATGAATTCACGGTAGCCTTGAGCGAAAAGAAATTGATCCTGGCTCCTTGGTGCGATGAACAG GCGGTAGAAGAGGATGTTAAAGCGCGAACAAAGGGTGAAATTGGAGCAGCAAAGTCGCTATGCTCGCCCTTTGACCAGCCCGAACTCCCTGAAG GCACACTTTGTTTTGCCTCCGGAAAGCCAGCAAAGAAGTGGACCTACTGGGGTAGGAGCTACTAA
- the LOC133710289 gene encoding protein CHUP1, chloroplastic, with the protein MSTKQGASTKIQSKNSTNMSQLRASSKAKESQTPTQRPSRAKSVTPDVTNSSDSRSIRRAVLQNKPKSGELVLGSQKSKELEEFKVVGSSRKPQVVEQFAKPRRQRPVVEANCKRNEDDPHQKVKDLQEKIEVSESLIMNLQAEVLGLKAELGKEQGMNLELQSQNKKLSENLAAAEAKIAALTTPQQRESNGYQSPKFKDLQKLIANKLESSVVKKEAVNESSPIKVASPPPPPPPVIPRVAATFPPPPPPPPPSLRPPPPPPPQPSARVSITQKASELVQFYHSLRKQEVKRDSPESRNHHKPGAISAHNSIVGEIQNRSAHLIAIKADVESKGEFINGLIQRVLAAAYTDIEDVLKFVHWLDGELASLADERAVLKHFNWPERKADAMREAAIEYRDLKQLESEISSYKDDTTIQCAAALKKMAGLLDKSEQSIQRLVKLRNSVMCSYQECKIPTDWMLDSGIVSKIKLASMNLAKIYMKRVTLELESIRYSDRESSQESLLVQGVNFAYRAHQFAGGLDSETLCAFEEIRQRVPRHLGGSQELLAGIASS; encoded by the exons ATGAGCACAAAGCAAGGAGCTTCAACAAAGATTCAGAGCAAGAATTCCACTAACATGTCTCAGCTCAGAGCTTCCTCTAAAGCAAAGGAGTCTCAAACTCCAACTCAAAGACCCTCCAGAGCAAAATCAGTGACTCCAGATGTGACTAATAGCAGTGATTCCAGGAGTATTAGGAGGGCTGTTCTGCAAAACAAGCCTAAATCTGGAGAATTGGTGTTGGGATCTCAGAAAAGTAAGGAACTTGAGGAGTTTAAAGTTGTGGGTAGTAGTAGGAAGCCCCAAGTTGTGGAGCAATTTGCTAAGCCCAGAAGGCAGAGGCCTGTTGTGGAGGCCAATTGTAAGAGAAATGAGGATGACCCACATCAGAAAGTGAAGGACTTGCAGGAAAAAATTGAAGTGAGTGAGAGTTTGATCATGAATTTGCAGGCTGAGGTTTTGGGATTGAAGGCAGAGTTGGGTAAGGAACAGGGGATGAACCTGGAGCTGCAGTCACAGAATAAAAAGCTTAGTGAGAATCTTGCTGCTGCTGAAGCAAAGATTGCAGCTTTAACGACTCCTCAACAG AGGGAGTCAAATGGCTACCAGAGTCCTAAATTCAAAGATCTTCAGAAACTCATTGCCAACAAATTAGAAAGCTCAGTAGTAAAGAAAGAGGCAGTGAATGAATCAAGTCCTATTAAAGTAGCATCAcctccaccgccaccaccacctgTAATTCCTAGAGTTGCAGCCACCTTTCCACCGcctccacctcctccaccaccatcactccggccaccaccaccacctccacctcaGCCCTCAGCGAGGGTGTCAATCACTCAGAAGGCTTCAGAGCTTGTACAGTTTTATCACTCCTTGAGGAAGCAAGAGGTGAAGAGGGACTCTCCAGAATCTAGAAACCATCATAAACCAGGGGCTATTAGTGCACATAATAGCATAGTTGGCGAAATTCAAAATCGATCAGCACATCTGATAGCT ataaAAGCAGATGTTGAATCAAAAGGAGAGTTCATCAATGGCCTTATCCAGAGGGTTCTGGCTGCTGCCTATACAGATATTGAGGATGTTCTAAAATTTGTGCATTGGCTCGATGGAGAACTTGCATCGTTG GCTGATGAACGTGCTGTATTAAAGCACTTTAATTGGCCAGAGAGGAAAGCTGATGCCATGCGAGAAGCTGCAATAGAATATCGTGACCTTAAACAGTTGGAAAGTGAAATTTCTTCGTATAAGGATGACACCACCATTCAATGTGCAGCTGCCTTGAAGAAGATGGCTGGCTTATTAGACAA GTCGGAGCAAAGCATTCAAAGGTTAGTCAAGTTGAGAAATTCAGTTATGTGTTCTTATCAGGAATGCAAAATTCCAACTGACTGGATGCTTGATTCAGGGATTGTGAGTAAG ATAAAGCTGGCTTCCATgaatttggctaaaatttacATGAAGAGAGTTACATTGGAGCTTGAATCCATTCGATATTCAGATAGAGAATCAAGTCAAGAATCTCTTCTGGTTCAAGGCGTGAATTTTGCATACAGGGCACACCAG TTTGCTGGAGGTCTCGACTCTGAAACATTATGCGCTTTCGAAGAGATAAGACAACGAGTACCAAGACATTTAGGAGGTTCGCAAGAGCTATTGGCAGGCATAGCATCATCCTAA
- the LOC133708200 gene encoding proline--tRNA ligase, cytoplasmic-like isoform X1, with protein MADTGDKKPNANAKVKVKHGGGGGGGKKKEVKKETGLGLTKKKDENFGEWYSEVVVFGEMIEYYDISGCYILRPWTMAIWETMQAFFDAEIKKMKIKNCYFPLFVSPAVLEKEKDHVEGFAPEVAWVTKSGKSELEVPIAIRPTSETVMYPYYSKWIRGHRDLPLKLNQWCNVVRWEFSNPTPFIRSREFLWQEGHTAFATKEEADKEVLDILELYRRIYEEYLAIPVVKGKKSENEKFAGGLYTTSVEAFVPNTGRGVQGATSHCLGQNFAKMFDITFENEKGEKAMIWQNSWAYSTRTIGVMVMVHGDDKGLVLPPKVASIQAIVIPVPFKDADTQAIFDACLKTVEELSEAGFRVEADLRDNYSPGWKYSHWELKGVPLRIEIGPKDMEKKQVRCVRRDNSAKVDIPVVDLVKEVKDMFDKIQQNLFDVAKQKRDASIQVAKTWDEFTVALSEKKLILAPWCDEQAVEEDVKARTKGEIGAAKSLCSPFDQPELPEGTLCFASGKPAKKWTYWGRSY; from the exons ATGGCTGACACCGGTGACAAGAAGCCTAATGCCAATGCCAAGGTGAAAGTCaagcatggaggtggaggtggtg gtgggaagaagaaggaggtgaAGAAAGAAACCGGCCTCGGTTTGACCAAGAAGAAGGATGAGAATTTCGGGGAGTGGTATTCGGAG GTTGTTGTTTTCGGTGAGATGATTGAATACTATGACATATCTGGTTGTTATATTTTGAGGCCATGGACAATGGCAATATGGGAGACCATGCAA GCATTCTTCGATgcagaaataaagaaaatgaagattaaaaaTTGCTACTTTCCTCTGTTCGTCTCCCCTGCTGTTCTGGAAAAAGAGAAGGATCATGTAGAGGGTTTTGCTCCAGAG GTTGCTTGGGTCACAAAGTCTGGAAAATCTGAATTGGAAGTGCCTATTGCTATCCGTCCAACGAGTGAGACTGTTATGTATCCTTATTACTCGAAGTGGATTAGGGGACACCGTGACTTACCATTGAAGTTAAATCAGTGGTGCAATGTAGTTCGATGGGAGTTTAGCAATCCCACTCCATTTATCAG GAGTCGGGAGTTTCTTTGGCAAGAAGGCCATACAGCTTTTGCAACAAAGGAAGAGGCAGATAAAGAG GTCCTTGACATATTGGAACTGTACAGAAGGATATATGAGGAATACTTGGCAATTCCAGTTGTGAAGGGAAAGAAGAGTGAGAATGAGAAATTTGCTGGTGGTCTTTACACCACAAGTGTGGAG GCTTTTGTTCCAAATACTGGCCGCGGTGTACAAGGCGCCACTTCACATTGTCTGGGTCAAAATTTTGCTAAAATGTTCGACATCacttttgaaaatgaaaagggAGAAAAAGCAATGATTTGGCAAAACTCTTGGGCTTATAGTACTCGAACG ATTGGAGTGATGGTAATGGTGCACGGAGATGACAAAGGCTTGGTATTGCCACCAAAGGTAGCATCTATCCAGGCCATTGTGATTCCAGTGCCTTTCAAGGACGCTGATACACAAGCCATATTTGATGCCTGCTTGAAAACTGTGGAGGAGTTGAGTGAAGCTGGATTTCGTGTTGAGGCTGATTTGAGGGACAACTACTCGCCTGGGTGGAAGTATTCACACTGGGAATTAAAGGGTGTTCCCCTAAGAATTGAAATTGGACCAAAGGATATGGAAAAGAAACAA GTACGCTGTGTTCGGCGTGACAATTCTGCGAAAGTGGACATTCCTGTGGTTGACTTGGTCAAGGAAGTGAAAGACATGTTTGATAAAATTCAACAAAATCTCTTTGATGTTGCAAAACAAAAGCGAGATGCTTCTATCCAGGTTGCCAAAACATGGGATGAATTCACGGTAGCCTTGAGCGAAAAGAAATTGATCCTGGCTCCTTGGTGCGATGAACAG GCGGTAGAAGAGGATGTTAAAGCGCGAACAAAGGGTGAAATTGGAGCAGCAAAGTCGCTATGCTCGCCCTTTGACCAGCCCGAACTCCCTGAAG GCACACTTTGTTTTGCCTCCGGAAAGCCAGCAAAGAAGTGGACCTACTGGGGTAGGAGCTACTAA
- the LOC133708201 gene encoding diacylglycerol O-acyltransferase 3 has product MEVSGLVSRQVPCFSGAGIDTRSANSSFSGDVHFPGRNEFGVSLRTRRAMSSGFFDKGHVEYYYSGPRCGGNKKEKEIKKKLKLLKGLSELSASSQISTGLDSEEGLAAQVQGKLISEGAEALLQQLEQVRAEEKELKKKKKEEKARLKAERMKTMKDCESSSSSSSSESSESECGEVVDMNSLRAEVPAQPILEGLQPSTQGGVALLTQPSSVTTLQEDKCCTGTSTSCGSSDSIGPNNAASSSVMEASVVTKIEVCMGKKCKTSGGVALLEEFERLMGVEGSVVGCKCMGKCKNGPNVRVLNSLDEIESEEGTEDSVRNPTNPLYVGVGLEDVSLIVANLMGEVKKDLGLATAT; this is encoded by the exons ATGGAGGTTTCTGGATTAGTTTCCCGCCAAGTTCCGTGCTTTTCCGGCGCCGGAATCGATACCCGGTCTGCAAATTCATCGTTTTCCGGCGACGTCCACTTTCCGGGTCGTAATGAATTTGGAGTGAGTTTGAGGACCCGAAGGGCTATGAGTTCTGGGTTTTTCGATAAGGGGCATGTGGAGTATTATTATTCGGGTCCCAGATGCGGTGGTAataagaaggagaaggagatcaagaagaaattgaagttgCTTAAAGGATTGTCGGAGCTGTCTGCGTCTTCTCAGATTAGTACTGGGTTGGATTCCGAGGAGGGTTTGGCTGCTCAAGTTCAGGGGAAGCTGATTTCG GAAGGTGCAGAAGCATTGCTACAGCAATTGGAACAGGTAAGAGCTGAGGAGAAGgagttgaagaaaaagaagaaagaagagaaggcGAGGCTTAAAGCAGAGCGGATGAAAACCATGAAGGACTGTGAATCGTCATCTTCATCGTCTTCATCTGAGTCTAGTGAGAGTGAATGTGGGGAGGTGGTTGACATGAACAGCCTGAGAGCTGAGGTCCCTGCGCAACCGATACTAGAGGGTTTGCAGCCATCGACCCAAGGAGGGGTGGCATTATTGACCCAGCCGAGTTCGGTAACCACACTTCAAGAAGATAAATGCTGCACTGGAACTAGTACTAGTTGTGGCAGCAGTGACAGTATTGGTCCTAACAATGCGGCGAGTAGCTCAGTTATGGAAGCATCTGTTGTGACGAAGATTGAAGTATGCATGGGCAAAAAGTGCAAGACATCAGGAGGTGTAGCCTTGTTGGAAGAATTCGAGAGGTTGATGGGTGTCGAAGGAAGTGTTGTTGGGTGCAAGTGTATGGGAAAATGCAAAAATGGTCCAAATGTGAGGGTTTTGAATTCTCTGGATGAGATTGAATCCGAAGAAGGAACAGAGGACTCTGTAAGGAATCCCACTAATCCTTTGTACGTTGGAGTGGGGCTGGAAGATGTGAGCCTCATCGTGGCCAACTTAATGGGAGAAGTCAAGAAGGATTTGGGGCTGGCCACTGCAACTTAG